The following coding sequences lie in one Thalassoglobus polymorphus genomic window:
- a CDS encoding AAA family ATPase, producing the protein MSTADTLEDLSSRILAGYPILLLQTYEEQRWEEDIAELAMEIDRGLVTWSVTAGPRPPIKNDSNSLPGTIAFLDQVVNDYPGDHVFLLKDFHRLLDDYEIVRKIRDILPDLVQQQKTLLFMSPVDELPLELMKDVAVLELPLPGPDQIRGLISQIFAEHKAEIPARIDDKQEDHLIKAVLGLTYEEARKSITQAVRGREEVNDEVYASLVGEKRRMVQGSNLLEFFDLEEGLDDVGGLDGLKEWVLQRAEAFSTDAQARGISNPKGVLLAGVQGCGKSLSAKAIARLLGFPLVRMDLGNLLESSRGVSEQNLRDVLRVMETISPAVLWLEEIDKAFAGFEGEGQSDATVSRVLGRFLTWLQEHREPVFVVATANQVSKLPPELLRRGRFDDLFFVDLPNYEERQSIFEIHLAKRGWKPEKFDVEDLANQTDGYSGAEIETIVNSAMIESYAAGRMPTQEDLHEARERTVPLSITMEDEIFQLREWARTRCRPATLDHRVMRIMEEETRRGEAPEDDDVVVPKWQQLAEHGQLGPAIIEQIRYHDHLHWDRLLSDLGDFFEVSGNYGLVIKANPKVVIWTRMSREIVDTISGFISGKRIYLHETDIENYAAATRLNLPSTPVLPEERVDTPVWLPTKFRLLPPEQGSGRFARVARIKMGS; encoded by the coding sequence ATGAGCACTGCGGACACTCTTGAAGATCTCAGCTCTCGGATATTGGCGGGCTATCCAATTCTGTTGCTGCAAACTTACGAAGAGCAGCGATGGGAAGAAGACATCGCAGAATTAGCGATGGAAATCGACCGGGGTCTTGTAACCTGGTCAGTCACAGCCGGGCCACGTCCCCCGATAAAGAATGACTCAAATTCACTTCCCGGAACAATTGCTTTTCTTGATCAGGTCGTAAACGACTATCCGGGAGATCACGTTTTCTTGCTTAAAGATTTTCATCGCTTATTGGATGACTACGAAATTGTCCGCAAAATCAGAGATATTCTTCCAGACCTCGTGCAACAACAAAAGACCTTGTTGTTCATGTCGCCAGTGGACGAGCTTCCGCTTGAGTTAATGAAAGACGTCGCTGTTCTTGAATTACCCCTTCCGGGGCCAGATCAGATTCGCGGATTGATCTCTCAAATTTTCGCTGAGCACAAGGCAGAAATCCCCGCTCGCATTGATGACAAACAGGAGGACCATCTCATCAAGGCAGTGCTCGGACTGACATACGAGGAGGCTCGAAAGTCGATCACGCAGGCTGTGCGAGGACGAGAAGAGGTCAATGATGAAGTCTACGCGTCGTTGGTCGGCGAGAAACGCAGGATGGTTCAAGGTTCGAACCTGCTGGAATTTTTTGATCTGGAAGAGGGACTCGACGATGTCGGTGGACTCGATGGCTTAAAAGAATGGGTCTTACAACGTGCCGAAGCGTTCAGCACGGACGCACAAGCACGGGGAATTTCCAACCCTAAAGGTGTGCTACTCGCAGGAGTCCAGGGATGTGGAAAAAGCTTGAGCGCCAAAGCGATCGCTCGACTGCTTGGTTTTCCTCTAGTGCGTATGGACTTGGGAAATCTACTGGAGTCGAGCCGCGGAGTTTCTGAACAGAACTTGCGGGATGTCCTGCGTGTGATGGAAACAATTTCTCCAGCCGTTTTGTGGTTGGAGGAAATTGATAAGGCCTTCGCAGGATTCGAGGGGGAAGGTCAGAGTGATGCGACCGTTTCTCGTGTCTTGGGGCGATTTTTAACATGGCTACAAGAACACCGAGAGCCAGTCTTCGTTGTGGCGACTGCGAATCAGGTTTCAAAGCTTCCACCTGAACTGCTTCGCAGAGGGCGCTTCGACGATCTCTTCTTTGTCGATCTACCAAACTATGAAGAACGGCAGTCGATTTTTGAAATCCATCTCGCAAAGAGAGGCTGGAAGCCAGAGAAATTTGACGTTGAAGACTTGGCAAACCAAACAGATGGCTACAGTGGAGCAGAGATCGAAACCATCGTGAACTCCGCCATGATTGAATCTTACGCTGCGGGACGAATGCCGACTCAGGAAGATTTGCATGAAGCAAGAGAGCGAACTGTGCCACTCTCAATCACTATGGAAGATGAGATTTTTCAGTTACGTGAATGGGCTCGAACACGTTGTCGCCCAGCGACACTTGATCATCGAGTGATGCGAATCATGGAAGAAGAGACACGTCGTGGTGAGGCTCCGGAGGATGACGATGTCGTCGTCCCAAAGTGGCAACAATTAGCGGAGCATGGTCAACTGGGACCAGCGATTATCGAACAGATCCGATACCACGACCATCTCCACTGGGATCGCTTATTGAGTGACCTCGGAGATTTTTTCGAGGTTTCCGGAAACTATGGGCTGGTCATTAAGGCGAACCCCAAGGTCGTCATCTGGACAAGAATGAGCCGCGAAATTGTCGATACGATTTCAGGATTCATTTCCGGAAAACGAATCTATCTGCATGAGACTGATATCGAGAACTACGCAGCTGCGACACGCCTGAACCTTCCAAGCACTCCTGTATTACCTGAAGAACGAGTTGACACACCGGTCTGGTTGCCAACAAAATTTCGGCTGTTGCCACCAGAACAGGGAAGCGGACGCTTCGCGCGCGTCGCAAGAATCAAGATGGGATCTTAA
- a CDS encoding citrate synthase: MPETLTVTDNRTGKTFEIPVTHDTIRALDLRQIKVKEDDFGLMTYDPGYTNTSSCISRVTYIDGEKGILEYRGYPIEQLAEKSSFMEVAYLLLNGELPKKDELSGWEEEIHHHTVVHENIKRQMESFRYDAHPMGMIISTVAALSTFYPEAKNVRCAENRRLQIKRLIAKVPTIAAFTFRHSQGHPYVYPNNKLSYTENFLTMMFRMVGNDYEPNPAIVKALDVLFTLHADHEQNCSASVMRAIGSSEADPYSAWAGAAAALYGPLHGGANEAVLRMLNEIGDVSKVPEYMKKCKNGELRLMGFGHRVYKNYDPRARIIKKCADDVFEVTGRNPLLDVALELERIALEDEYFVKRKLYPNVDFYSGLIYQAIGLPVTMFPVLFAIPRTIGWLAQWAESLEDKEQRIQRPRQVFLGERERDYVAMDQR, encoded by the coding sequence ATGCCTGAGACTCTGACAGTTACCGACAATCGCACTGGGAAGACATTTGAGATTCCTGTCACTCATGACACGATTCGTGCACTCGATCTTCGGCAAATTAAGGTCAAGGAAGACGATTTCGGGCTGATGACGTACGATCCGGGCTACACGAACACATCATCGTGCATAAGTAGAGTGACTTATATCGATGGTGAGAAAGGGATTCTGGAATATCGAGGATATCCCATTGAACAGCTTGCTGAGAAAAGTTCGTTCATGGAAGTCGCCTATCTGCTTTTAAACGGTGAGCTTCCTAAAAAGGACGAGCTTTCCGGTTGGGAAGAGGAGATCCATCACCACACGGTCGTTCACGAGAACATCAAACGACAGATGGAATCGTTTCGCTACGATGCTCACCCAATGGGAATGATCATCAGCACTGTGGCTGCTCTCTCAACATTTTACCCAGAAGCGAAAAACGTTCGCTGTGCAGAAAATCGCAGACTGCAAATCAAACGGCTGATTGCGAAAGTTCCGACGATCGCAGCCTTCACATTTCGGCATAGTCAGGGGCATCCGTATGTCTACCCGAACAACAAGCTCAGCTACACCGAAAACTTCCTGACGATGATGTTCCGGATGGTTGGAAATGATTACGAGCCAAATCCAGCGATCGTGAAAGCACTCGACGTCTTGTTCACATTACATGCGGACCATGAGCAAAATTGCTCCGCGAGTGTTATGAGAGCGATTGGCTCTTCGGAAGCCGATCCTTACTCCGCATGGGCAGGAGCTGCGGCAGCCCTGTACGGACCACTTCATGGAGGAGCGAACGAAGCGGTCCTACGAATGCTGAATGAAATCGGCGACGTTAGCAAAGTCCCGGAATACATGAAAAAATGTAAGAACGGCGAGTTACGCTTGATGGGCTTCGGTCATCGGGTTTACAAGAACTACGATCCTCGGGCACGTATTATCAAGAAATGTGCTGATGACGTTTTTGAAGTGACTGGGCGAAATCCATTATTGGATGTGGCGTTGGAACTCGAACGAATTGCTCTTGAAGACGAATACTTCGTCAAACGAAAACTCTACCCCAATGTCGATTTCTACTCAGGTCTGATTTATCAGGCAATCGGCTTGCCGGTCACGATGTTCCCCGTCCTGTTTGCTATCCCGCGAACTATTGGCTGGCTTGCTCAATGGGCGGAATCACTTGAGGACAAAGAGCAACGCATTCAACGTCCACGACAGGTGTTCCTGGGCGAGCGAGAAAGAGACTACGTTGCGATGGACCAGCGATAG
- a CDS encoding tetratricopeptide repeat protein yields MSKDRTKSLLAASLCAAIVLASGCASKGIPLTASAKKSTAKELDMQYSMARAHEQEGKLAEAHQLYESIYQANPDSSEVCHRLGVVKVRIGKTTEGITYLMEADALSPNDAKIKSDLGYAHILQGEFDIAEGFLRDSLNLNPTDMRSVNNLALSVGHQGRMEESFTIYRSVMSDAEAHANIGFVYSEQGNAEMAMRHYDIALDKDPSLKSAAEALVQMNEIQTQVIASQKKMNESGIQLTNGEM; encoded by the coding sequence ATGTCCAAGGATCGGACAAAAAGTTTGCTAGCGGCTTCATTGTGTGCCGCCATCGTGCTAGCAAGCGGATGTGCTTCGAAGGGAATTCCTTTGACTGCGTCCGCTAAGAAGTCGACAGCCAAAGAGCTCGACATGCAGTACAGTATGGCGCGAGCACATGAGCAGGAAGGAAAGCTCGCTGAAGCACATCAGCTGTATGAGTCAATCTACCAGGCTAACCCGGACAGTTCAGAGGTGTGCCATCGGTTGGGTGTCGTCAAAGTCCGAATCGGTAAAACGACTGAGGGGATTACCTACCTGATGGAAGCCGATGCTCTCTCTCCGAATGATGCCAAAATCAAAAGTGATTTGGGCTATGCTCATATCCTTCAAGGAGAATTTGACATCGCTGAAGGCTTCTTAAGAGATTCTCTCAACTTGAACCCAACCGACATGAGATCGGTAAACAACCTCGCGTTGTCAGTTGGACATCAAGGTCGAATGGAAGAAAGCTTTACGATCTACCGGTCAGTCATGAGTGATGCAGAAGCCCATGCGAACATCGGGTTTGTCTACTCCGAACAAGGCAATGCCGAAATGGCAATGCGGCACTACGACATCGCGCTGGATAAAGACCCATCACTGAAGTCAGCTGCCGAGGCACTTGTTCAGATGAACGAAATTCAAACTCAAGTGATCGCATCACAAAAGAAAATGAACGAGAGTGGGATTCAACTCACAAACGGAGAGATGTAA
- the nadA gene encoding quinolinate synthase NadA: MRENNLLPIAGEETGIYEDPLDLMDEIDRLKVAKDATILAHYYVDGEIQDIADFAGDSLQLARDAVNVTTSTIVFAGVHFMAETAKMLNPEKTVLLPDLQAGCSLSESCPADKLAAYQAELRAKGHDIVTVAYINTSAAVKSLCDWIVTSGNAREVVENRVPKDKEILFVPDQHLGRYLMEVTGREMILWPGSCMVHEVFSLQDLIRAKKNNPDSLVISHPECPQNILDVSDFVGGTEKMRQHVAAIQEPKTFLVATEANMIHPLEAIAPQHEFIPVPGIMTDTGETCACNRCPHMARNTLQKVRDCLKRGKPEILWQPYFDKAKEVVSRSLLQ; this comes from the coding sequence ATGAGAGAAAATAATTTATTGCCCATCGCTGGCGAAGAGACAGGGATTTACGAAGATCCCCTCGACTTGATGGATGAGATTGATCGGCTCAAAGTCGCGAAAGATGCCACAATTCTCGCCCACTACTATGTTGACGGTGAAATCCAGGATATTGCTGACTTTGCTGGTGATTCTCTGCAACTGGCTCGAGATGCGGTAAATGTGACAACATCGACCATTGTCTTTGCTGGTGTTCACTTTATGGCTGAAACCGCCAAAATGCTGAATCCGGAGAAGACTGTCCTGCTGCCTGATCTTCAGGCGGGATGTTCCTTGTCAGAAAGCTGTCCCGCGGACAAACTGGCTGCATATCAGGCAGAATTACGGGCGAAAGGTCACGACATCGTGACTGTTGCCTATATTAACACCTCAGCAGCAGTGAAAAGCTTGTGTGACTGGATCGTCACTAGTGGAAACGCACGCGAAGTCGTCGAAAACCGCGTTCCCAAGGACAAAGAAATTCTGTTTGTCCCCGATCAGCACCTCGGACGGTACCTGATGGAAGTGACCGGGCGCGAGATGATCCTGTGGCCCGGATCGTGCATGGTTCACGAAGTCTTTAGCTTGCAGGATTTAATTCGTGCGAAAAAGAATAACCCGGACTCCCTCGTCATCTCGCATCCGGAATGCCCTCAAAATATTCTAGATGTTTCCGATTTTGTGGGTGGTACGGAGAAAATGCGTCAGCATGTCGCAGCGATTCAAGAGCCGAAAACATTCCTCGTCGCAACCGAAGCGAACATGATTCACCCGCTGGAAGCCATTGCTCCGCAGCATGAATTCATACCCGTCCCTGGGATTATGACCGACACTGGTGAAACCTGCGCCTGTAATCGCTGCCCGCACATGGCCAGGAACACACTTCAAAAAGTGCGTGATTGCCTGAAACGCGGAAAACCCGAAATTCTCTGGCAACCCTACTTCGACAAAGCCAAAGAAGTTGTCTCCCGAAGTTTGCTGCAATAG
- a CDS encoding RNA polymerase sigma factor, translating to MTSTSKNQLELTDDSFWVRTLSENESWLRKILRNRLENADEVDDVFQEVSLAVAKADLRPTDPAKAEAWLYQVAIRQVLQFRRKAGRYRKLIRGQQERVLPNEQSGTDPMALILRTERRESIRKVMDQLSESDREILILKHAEKWTYKQLADRLGVSTNAIEHRLLKAKRQLQRLLKQLDSEDER from the coding sequence ATGACGTCTACATCAAAGAATCAGCTAGAACTGACGGACGATTCATTCTGGGTTCGAACCTTGAGTGAGAACGAGAGTTGGTTGCGGAAGATTCTACGGAACCGACTTGAAAACGCAGATGAAGTTGATGATGTCTTTCAGGAAGTCAGCTTGGCTGTTGCCAAAGCAGACTTACGTCCAACTGACCCTGCTAAAGCCGAAGCGTGGCTCTATCAAGTGGCGATTCGACAGGTTCTTCAGTTTCGGCGGAAAGCAGGTAGATACAGAAAACTGATTCGCGGTCAACAAGAACGTGTTCTCCCGAATGAGCAATCTGGTACGGATCCGATGGCTCTGATTCTACGAACCGAACGTCGCGAGTCGATTCGCAAAGTGATGGATCAACTCAGTGAATCGGATCGGGAAATCTTAATACTGAAACATGCAGAGAAGTGGACGTACAAACAACTTGCAGATCGGTTGGGTGTGAGTACCAACGCGATCGAGCATCGACTTCTTAAAGCGAAGCGACAATTGCAGAGACTTTTGAAACAGCTGGATTCCGAGGATGAACGATGA
- a CDS encoding HD-GYP domain-containing protein, whose translation MRFIFHDRDGDSVTISGIICSREEELVRRLAKTTAELIQKDIQIQDHESSLDDYASQISRDFEELVWTRELANHIQQTDLRNPLFELVDQIFPTLLDTIQASQLSLIQYDSPIIPSGENDPIPTGQLSFRHVGNEILDQASIQSLLKRYSHQARLHPIVKNQCSTSQIVQLRSFILVPIYSRNEEFGWVLAINRTDSADVLPSYSDVRKHDRHQPEFGTFEAGLMQSSASFIASHAKNSTLLLEQKDLLVGIVRVMINTVDAKDHYTCGHSDRVAALSRVIAANLQLCERECEEIYLSGLLHDVGKIGIPDHVLQKTNRLTQNEYHLLKQHPVIGARVLKHLSQISYVLPGVLYHHEQINGSGYPEGLVGEQIPLSARIISVADSYDAMTSDRPYRKGMSAETARSILEKNEGPQWDENVLNAFFQAWDEIQEICMDTSQSNLSLKTTMPADLISRAVEMTHTGPGVETV comes from the coding sequence GTGAGGTTCATATTTCATGATAGAGATGGAGACTCGGTCACAATTTCCGGGATCATATGTTCGCGTGAGGAGGAACTGGTCCGAAGACTTGCAAAAACAACCGCTGAGTTGATCCAGAAAGATATCCAGATCCAAGACCACGAATCTTCTCTCGATGATTATGCTTCGCAAATCAGCCGTGATTTTGAAGAACTCGTCTGGACGCGTGAACTGGCGAATCACATTCAGCAAACCGATCTGAGAAATCCTCTTTTCGAACTTGTCGATCAAATTTTTCCAACTCTCCTGGATACGATTCAGGCCTCACAACTTTCGCTGATCCAGTATGACTCGCCGATCATCCCTTCAGGTGAGAATGATCCGATCCCAACTGGGCAGTTATCATTTCGTCATGTGGGAAATGAAATCCTTGATCAAGCTTCGATTCAATCTCTTCTGAAGCGATATTCTCACCAAGCTCGCCTGCATCCCATCGTTAAGAACCAATGTTCAACTTCCCAAATTGTTCAGTTGCGAAGTTTCATCCTTGTTCCGATCTACTCAAGAAATGAAGAGTTCGGCTGGGTGCTTGCCATCAACAGGACAGATTCAGCGGACGTCTTGCCATCATATTCCGATGTGAGAAAGCATGACCGACATCAGCCTGAGTTCGGAACATTCGAAGCAGGCTTGATGCAGTCGTCTGCTTCGTTCATCGCTTCACATGCAAAAAATTCGACGCTGTTGCTAGAACAGAAAGACCTGTTGGTTGGCATCGTTCGAGTAATGATCAACACTGTCGATGCAAAGGATCATTACACTTGCGGTCACAGCGACCGCGTTGCTGCACTCTCTCGAGTCATTGCAGCGAATCTTCAACTTTGCGAGCGTGAATGTGAAGAAATCTATCTGTCCGGGCTACTGCACGACGTCGGGAAAATTGGAATCCCGGACCATGTCTTACAAAAAACAAATCGCCTGACACAAAACGAATATCATCTTCTCAAGCAGCATCCTGTGATTGGAGCCCGAGTACTGAAACACCTCAGTCAAATTTCTTATGTGTTGCCGGGTGTCTTATACCACCATGAGCAGATCAACGGTTCGGGATACCCTGAAGGGCTTGTTGGTGAACAAATCCCTTTATCTGCGAGAATTATTTCCGTCGCCGATTCGTATGATGCGATGACGAGTGATCGCCCTTACCGCAAAGGGATGAGTGCAGAAACAGCACGAAGCATTCTCGAGAAAAACGAAGGCCCGCAATGGGATGAGAATGTCCTCAATGCATTCTTTCAGGCCTGGGATGAGATTCAAGAAATCTGCATGGATACTTCACAGAGCAACCTCAGTTTGAAAACAACCATGCCTGCAGATCTCATCTCTCGGGCAGTGGAAATGACTCATACTGGCCCCGGTGTTGAGACAGTTTGA
- a CDS encoding type II and III secretion system protein family protein yields the protein MALSKLSLIPRKLALLAILASPFMNLVQVEAQEPKQKVSGLVEEIVTAEVELEVSMRRSKILRMQKDVFRAAVADPSILEFVAFGSKEIEIIGKQTGSTTVTMWLGNEQDAELLSMLVTVVKDDGVDAQRRFEYSELQAMVNEMFPNSRIQLIPIADKVILRGQARDEEEAVEITSIVGEQMGNNNYNNGGNLLGNITASEPFPDASTLPQARLINLLDIPGEKQVLLKVRIAELQRSASRELGADFQGSFKEFTFANGLTGAGNALLTGTFSEGGFDVVLKALVGNGTAKILSEPNLVVLSGESATFLSGGEFAVPTVVGVGGAQAATTSFRGFGTSVDFSPTVLDKDRIRLRVAPSFTTLNKSNSVNGIPGVDSRSTSTVVEMREGQTFAIAGLIQEQQASESSRLPFLGEVPGLNVLTESKSVSRDESELLILVSPELVHPLEPDQAPQILPGMEVTEPNDLDFFLFGDLEGRAESHHRSTVWPLYKSRMKRCGYYEMDKNHKSKKYYLNGSHGFSE from the coding sequence ATGGCATTATCAAAACTCTCACTAATCCCGCGAAAACTTGCCTTATTGGCCATCCTGGCAAGTCCCTTCATGAATTTGGTTCAGGTCGAAGCACAGGAACCGAAGCAAAAAGTTTCGGGTCTCGTCGAAGAGATCGTGACAGCTGAGGTCGAGCTTGAAGTAAGCATGCGGCGTTCGAAAATCCTTCGAATGCAGAAGGATGTTTTTCGAGCTGCTGTCGCTGACCCGAGCATCCTTGAATTTGTCGCCTTCGGCTCGAAAGAGATCGAAATTATCGGTAAGCAAACCGGTAGCACAACGGTCACCATGTGGCTCGGAAATGAGCAAGACGCCGAACTTCTCAGCATGCTCGTAACAGTTGTCAAAGATGACGGTGTCGATGCACAACGACGGTTTGAGTACAGCGAGTTGCAGGCAATGGTGAACGAGATGTTCCCAAACAGCCGAATTCAGCTCATCCCAATCGCTGATAAAGTCATTCTTCGTGGACAAGCTCGCGACGAAGAAGAGGCAGTCGAAATCACTTCGATCGTCGGTGAGCAGATGGGCAACAACAACTACAATAATGGTGGAAATCTTCTGGGGAACATTACTGCCTCAGAACCGTTTCCCGATGCCTCGACACTCCCGCAAGCTCGCTTAATCAACTTGCTTGATATCCCTGGAGAAAAACAGGTCCTTCTGAAAGTCCGAATTGCAGAACTACAACGTTCCGCAAGCCGTGAACTCGGAGCTGACTTCCAGGGGAGCTTCAAAGAGTTTACGTTCGCCAACGGTTTAACTGGAGCCGGAAACGCCTTATTGACTGGAACGTTTTCTGAGGGTGGATTCGATGTCGTTCTCAAAGCATTAGTTGGGAATGGTACAGCAAAAATTCTTTCAGAACCGAACCTAGTCGTCTTGAGTGGCGAATCTGCAACATTCCTGTCAGGGGGAGAGTTCGCTGTCCCGACAGTTGTGGGGGTCGGTGGAGCCCAGGCGGCGACTACAAGCTTCCGAGGATTTGGAACGTCGGTCGACTTCTCACCAACGGTACTCGATAAAGATCGTATCCGATTGCGAGTCGCTCCTTCGTTCACCACATTGAATAAGTCAAACTCTGTCAACGGAATTCCTGGTGTCGACAGTCGATCAACGAGCACTGTTGTCGAGATGCGTGAAGGCCAAACGTTTGCAATCGCAGGACTTATTCAGGAGCAGCAAGCAAGCGAATCATCCCGATTGCCGTTCCTGGGCGAAGTGCCCGGCCTGAACGTCCTGACGGAAAGTAAATCAGTTTCACGAGATGAGTCGGAACTCCTGATCCTTGTCTCACCGGAACTTGTCCATCCACTTGAGCCAGATCAGGCTCCACAGATTCTGCCTGGCATGGAAGTGACTGAACCGAATGACCTCGACTTCTTCCTCTTCGGAGACCTCGAAGGCCGAGCAGAAAGCCATCACCGCAGCACTGTCTGGCCTTTGTACAAAAGCCGGATGAAGCGATGCGGGTACTACGAAATGGACAAAAACCACAAGTCCAAGAAGTACTACCTGAATGGATCTCACGGATTCAGTGAATAA
- a CDS encoding response regulator codes for MISEMKQRVLIAEDSRVMAKVMQLNLARAGFEAEVAENGLLAWERLCEEPFDLLLTDFQMPEMEGDELCRLLRQCALNADIPVILVSAKGFEIDIPGLKREVGIADVIYKPFSPRQIVETVKRTLSPTPLPS; via the coding sequence ATGATTTCTGAAATGAAGCAGCGAGTCTTAATCGCGGAAGATAGCCGCGTGATGGCGAAAGTGATGCAATTGAATCTAGCTCGAGCGGGGTTTGAAGCTGAAGTCGCAGAAAATGGCTTGCTTGCTTGGGAACGGTTATGTGAAGAGCCGTTCGACCTTCTGCTGACCGATTTTCAGATGCCCGAGATGGAAGGAGATGAACTTTGCCGACTACTTCGGCAATGTGCACTGAATGCCGACATCCCTGTTATTCTCGTTTCAGCTAAAGGCTTTGAAATTGATATTCCGGGCCTGAAACGCGAAGTCGGAATCGCTGATGTGATCTACAAGCCGTTTAGTCCGCGCCAAATTGTTGAGACCGTTAAACGAACACTCTCCCCAACTCCGTTACCGTCATAG
- a CDS encoding PDZ domain-containing protein, with protein MIKTSTWLSGTVSLALIVAASLYASLSMAQDGQPPAKPKAADADAEQGEEGQRRTIIRKEIIFIGPNGTEHRIPMGNPVTIPHGLPSYKTPEESQKILEKQFFIGVTLESIPEGYHGLIGISDNEGLLISKVLEKSPASEAGIQRFDLLFKLNGESISSPIDFKEEVRKNKGKQLTLSIRRKQELLDITVTPKAWAQMNDDFRKLFLQEPLSLPLEGLQNPLPAPQSYPGMLWGPAKPQNNALQSDIHKLREEFQAHQKLMLKKLEDLQAELKKK; from the coding sequence ATGATCAAGACGTCGACATGGTTGTCTGGTACTGTAAGTTTGGCATTGATCGTTGCTGCGTCGCTCTACGCCAGTCTAAGCATGGCTCAGGATGGTCAACCACCGGCAAAGCCGAAAGCTGCGGATGCAGATGCTGAGCAGGGGGAGGAAGGCCAAAGAAGAACTATTATCCGGAAGGAAATTATCTTCATCGGCCCCAACGGAACCGAACACCGGATTCCGATGGGGAACCCGGTTACGATTCCTCATGGTCTTCCAAGCTACAAAACTCCGGAAGAGTCACAGAAAATTCTTGAGAAGCAGTTTTTTATTGGAGTAACTCTCGAATCAATTCCTGAAGGCTATCACGGATTGATTGGAATTTCTGACAATGAAGGTTTGTTGATTTCTAAAGTTCTTGAAAAAAGCCCTGCCAGCGAGGCAGGCATTCAGAGGTTTGACCTCCTGTTCAAACTCAACGGAGAATCAATCTCTTCTCCAATTGACTTTAAGGAAGAAGTTCGGAAGAACAAAGGTAAACAGCTCACCCTGTCGATTCGTCGTAAGCAGGAACTGCTTGACATCACTGTCACACCGAAAGCATGGGCTCAAATGAATGACGATTTCCGTAAGCTGTTTCTTCAGGAACCATTAAGTCTGCCGCTGGAGGGGCTACAAAATCCTCTGCCCGCTCCTCAAAGTTACCCCGGGATGCTTTGGGGCCCTGCAAAGCCTCAAAACAATGCGCTGCAGTCAGACATCCACAAACTTCGTGAAGAATTTCAGGCTCATCAGAAGTTGATGCTCAAAAAGTTGGAAGATCTTCAGGCTGAGTTGAAAAAGAAATAG